The following are encoded in a window of Fusarium falciforme chromosome 11, complete sequence genomic DNA:
- a CDS encoding CFEM domain-containing protein: protein MKAAFVVLAIAGLASAAEKTMFDALPECSHDCLTKAIKGSSSCKPEDNDCLCEVDNYRNIYTGAQACVLQACGAAKSVEDVLPAAAQFCYDVTGGATAPPVDESATVKSTGSATTKAAESTGTPEAAATATSSTASPDGAAAMGSIGGFGMMVLGLLAAF from the exons ATGAAGGCTGCTTTTGTTGTTCTCGCCATTGCTGGCCTCGCCAGCGCCGCTGAAAAGACCATGTTTGATGCGCTCCCCGAGTGCTCACATGATTGTctcaccaaggccatcaagggtTCATCCAGCTGCAAGCCTGAGGACAATGACTGCCTCTGCGAGGTGGACAACTACCGCAACATCTACACTGGAGCCCAGGCCTGCGTTCTTCAAGCATGCGGTGCTGCCAAGTCAGTTG AGGATGTCCTTCCAGCTGCAGCTCAGTTCTGTTACGACGTGACTGGTGGTGCCACCGCTCCACCAGTCGATGAGTCGGCTACCGTCAAGTCCACTGGATCAGCTACCACCAAGGCAGCCGAGTCGACTGGCACCcctgaggctgctgccactGCCACCAGCTCAACCGCCTCACCCGACGGAGCGGCTGCCATGGGCTCCATCGGCGGCTTCGGTATGATGGTGCTGGGTCTGCTCGCCGCCTTTTAG